The following proteins are encoded in a genomic region of Pseudodesulfovibrio mercurii:
- a CDS encoding MlaA family lipoprotein: MRAEETGFRLLAVVLTAALLLGVAGVCFAADSPAGSVQVAQFGGEPAAAPDSRDAATDFDEFDAAYADQPLVSDPLSGWNRFWFQINDSLYRGVFRPMAQGYAWVLPPRPRTWVSNFFTNLLFPVRFLNDLLTGKWDAAYMETSKFVANTSFGVLGLGDVTEGMPRNWEPERPTADGFDQTLGKAGFGTGIYLVWPFIGPSSIRGSVGWLADAYCDPLTYGRFTFVEFLGIRAYKNLNELSLQLEGNEYETLTEGAVDKYAAVRDAYIRFRAKKVAE; this comes from the coding sequence ATGAGGGCTGAAGAAACGGGCTTTCGCCTGCTGGCCGTCGTGCTGACCGCCGCGCTCCTGCTGGGAGTCGCGGGGGTCTGTTTTGCCGCCGATTCCCCGGCCGGTTCCGTGCAGGTGGCCCAGTTCGGCGGCGAGCCCGCCGCCGCGCCCGACTCCAGGGATGCGGCCACCGACTTCGACGAGTTCGACGCGGCCTACGCCGACCAGCCCCTGGTCAGCGATCCGCTGTCCGGCTGGAACCGGTTCTGGTTCCAGATCAACGACTCCCTGTACCGGGGCGTGTTCCGGCCCATGGCCCAGGGCTATGCCTGGGTGCTCCCGCCCCGGCCCCGCACCTGGGTCTCCAACTTCTTCACCAACCTGCTCTTCCCGGTCCGCTTCCTCAACGACCTTTTGACCGGCAAGTGGGACGCCGCCTACATGGAGACCTCCAAGTTCGTGGCCAACACCTCGTTCGGCGTGCTCGGCCTGGGCGACGTCACCGAGGGCATGCCCAGGAACTGGGAGCCCGAGCGGCCCACGGCCGACGGCTTCGACCAGACCCTGGGCAAGGCCGGGTTCGGCACCGGCATCTACCTGGTCTGGCCGTTCATCGGCCCGAGCTCCATCCGGGGTTCCGTGGGCTGGCTGGCCGACGCCTATTGCGACCCGCTGACCTACGGCCGGTTCACCTTCGTCGAGTTCCTGGGCATCCGCGCCTACAAGAACCTGAACGAACTCTCCCTCCAGCTCGAGGGCAACGAGTACGAGACCCTGACCGAGGGCGCGGTGGACAAGTACGCCGCGGTGCGCGACGCCTACATCCGGTTCCGCGCCAAGAAGGTCGCCGAATAG
- a CDS encoding ABC transporter substrate-binding protein — MILKRIALALVLVCLVAVGASAAVAGQSPTERVHEGVDKLVEMLSDPVMQDPARHDEAIARLRAVAEQYIDFGLVTMYAVGRPWLDMSPDLRTRLVDAFVKLLERSYLKRIPAYGGQDVNYTREEIAGKNAKVQTEIIDKDKKIIVEFRLKIVQGKWMIYDVIAEGVSLVMNYRSQFAEVLNKGTGEDLLKTIQDRIEQIDQGKEEEPAS; from the coding sequence ATGATTTTGAAACGAATCGCATTGGCCCTTGTCCTGGTCTGCCTCGTGGCCGTCGGCGCATCCGCCGCCGTGGCCGGGCAGTCCCCCACGGAACGCGTGCACGAAGGGGTGGACAAGCTCGTCGAGATGCTGTCCGACCCGGTCATGCAGGACCCGGCCCGGCACGACGAGGCCATTGCCCGGCTGCGCGCCGTGGCCGAGCAGTACATCGACTTCGGCCTGGTCACCATGTACGCCGTGGGACGGCCCTGGCTGGACATGTCGCCCGACCTGCGCACCCGGCTGGTGGACGCGTTCGTCAAGCTGCTCGAGCGCTCCTACCTGAAGCGCATCCCGGCCTACGGCGGCCAGGACGTGAACTACACGCGGGAGGAGATCGCCGGCAAGAACGCCAAGGTCCAGACGGAAATCATTGACAAAGACAAAAAAATAATAGTTGAATTCCGCTTGAAAATCGTTCAAGGGAAATGGATGATTTACGATGTCATCGCCGAGGGCGTGAGCCTGGTGATGAATTATCGCAGCCAGTTCGCCGAGGTCCTGAACAAGGGCACCGGCGAAGATTTGCTGAAAACCATCCAGGATCGCATCGAACAGATCGATCAGGGCAAAGAGGAAGAACCGGCATCGTGA
- the mlaD gene encoding outer membrane lipid asymmetry maintenance protein MlaD produces MFKIRKETAVGIFVILGLLAVVYMSVKLGNVQLFSDKYYAIKANFTDISGLKVNAPVQMYGVEIGFVGEIGLDQEKGVAAVTMMLLKEVQLTDDAIAAIKTNGLIGDKYVKIVPGGLGDPVKPGDTLFNTQPAIDLEDLISKFAFGSV; encoded by the coding sequence ATGTTCAAAATAAGGAAAGAGACCGCTGTGGGGATCTTCGTGATCCTGGGGCTGCTGGCCGTTGTCTACATGAGCGTCAAGCTCGGCAACGTTCAGCTCTTCTCGGACAAGTATTACGCGATCAAGGCGAATTTCACCGACATCTCGGGGCTGAAGGTCAACGCCCCGGTGCAGATGTACGGCGTGGAGATCGGCTTTGTGGGCGAGATCGGCCTGGACCAGGAAAAGGGCGTGGCCGCCGTGACCATGATGCTCCTCAAGGAGGTCCAGCTCACGGACGACGCCATCGCGGCCATCAAGACCAACGGACTGATCGGCGACAAGTATGTGAAGATCGTGCCCGGCGGGCTCGGCGACCCGGTCAAGCCGGGCGACACCCTGTTCAACACCCAGCCCGCCATCGACCTCGAGGACCTGATCAGCAAGTTCGCCTTCGGCTCGGTATAG
- a CDS encoding ABC transporter ATP-binding protein produces the protein MSTAPSIRLEDLTVGYGVTPVVSDLNIEFPGGQLSMIVGGSGCGKSTLLKHILGLQPPMGGRILMGGRDLGGMTARQAHCMRQRTGVLFQDGALLGSLKLKDNIALPLREHTRLKEPEIMRIVQDRLDMVDLGHAMDLFPNELSGGMRKRAGLARALVMDPQVLFCDEPTSGLDPVLSAELDQLLLEMMCHFDMTMVVVTHDLASMRGLADFVVILGERRCLYQGTIEELEKTTDPYLRRFLDRRAPERDAPRLTMPPIDDSMMRIDCTTALGEKLTIRKDDRCSK, from the coding sequence GTGAGCACGGCACCGAGCATACGACTGGAGGACCTGACCGTGGGGTACGGCGTCACGCCCGTGGTCAGCGACCTGAACATCGAATTTCCCGGCGGGCAGCTGTCCATGATCGTGGGCGGCTCGGGGTGCGGCAAGTCCACGCTGCTCAAGCACATCCTGGGGCTGCAACCGCCCATGGGCGGGCGCATCCTGATGGGCGGCCGCGACCTGGGCGGGATGACCGCCCGGCAGGCCCACTGCATGCGCCAGCGCACGGGCGTGCTCTTCCAGGACGGCGCGCTGCTCGGTTCGCTCAAGCTCAAGGACAACATCGCCCTGCCCCTGCGCGAGCACACCCGGCTCAAGGAGCCCGAGATCATGCGCATCGTTCAGGACCGGCTCGACATGGTCGACCTGGGGCACGCCATGGACCTGTTCCCCAACGAGCTGTCCGGGGGCATGCGCAAGCGGGCCGGGCTGGCCCGCGCCCTGGTCATGGACCCGCAGGTGCTCTTCTGCGACGAGCCCACCTCGGGGCTGGACCCGGTGCTCTCGGCCGAGCTGGACCAGCTGCTGCTGGAGATGATGTGCCATTTCGACATGACCATGGTCGTGGTCACCCACGACCTGGCGAGCATGCGCGGCCTGGCCGACTTCGTGGTCATCCTGGGCGAGCGCCGCTGCCTGTACCAGGGGACCATTGAGGAACTGGAGAAGACCACGGACCCGTACCTGCGCCGGTTCCTGGACCGGCGGGCCCCGGAGCGCGACGCCCCGAGGCTGACCATGCCGCCCATCGACGATTCCATGATGCGGATCGACTGCACCACGGCCCTGGGAGAGAAACTGACCATCCGGAAGGACGACCGATGTTCAAAATAA
- a CDS encoding MlaE family ABC transporter permease: MTEKTRGAAAPLFPCGICREVVDEIGSLTLFLLDSMRLVFAGLGQFPKIVRQIYFIGVQSVSVIALIGLFTGMVMGMQLYYALSVFGADGFLGTGVALSMVRELAPVLTAIMLTGRAGSAMTAEIGVMRISEQIDALTIMDINPMRYLVAPKMAACLISFPILTAFFNLIALWGGWLTGVKLLGANAGVYWSRVSGSLDWDDIEGGFIKSIVFGLLVCTICCFEGYNTHLRSGHAGPEGVSQSTTSAVVKSCVIILAADYILTSLLW, from the coding sequence ATGACGGAGAAAACACGCGGGGCGGCCGCGCCTCTGTTTCCCTGCGGGATATGCCGTGAGGTCGTGGACGAGATCGGGAGTCTGACGCTCTTTCTCCTCGATTCCATGCGGCTTGTCTTCGCGGGCCTGGGGCAGTTCCCGAAGATCGTCCGCCAGATCTATTTCATCGGCGTGCAGTCCGTGTCGGTCATCGCCCTGATCGGGCTGTTCACCGGCATGGTCATGGGCATGCAGCTTTACTACGCCCTGTCCGTGTTCGGCGCGGACGGGTTCCTGGGCACGGGCGTGGCCCTGTCCATGGTCCGCGAGCTGGCCCCGGTGCTGACCGCGATCATGCTCACGGGCCGGGCCGGGTCGGCCATGACCGCCGAGATCGGGGTCATGCGCATCTCCGAGCAGATCGATGCCCTGACCATCATGGACATCAACCCCATGCGCTACCTGGTGGCCCCGAAGATGGCCGCCTGCCTGATCAGCTTCCCCATCCTGACCGCGTTCTTCAACCTCATCGCCCTGTGGGGCGGCTGGCTGACCGGCGTGAAGCTGCTCGGGGCCAACGCGGGCGTGTACTGGTCGCGGGTGTCCGGCTCCCTGGACTGGGACGACATCGAGGGCGGCTTCATCAAGTCCATCGTCTTCGGGCTGCTGGTCTGCACCATCTGCTGTTTCGAGGGGTACAACACCCACCTGCGGTCCGGCCACGCCGGGCCCGAGGGCGTGAGCCAGTCCACCACCAGCGCGGTGGTCAAGTCCTGCGTGATCATTCTGGCCGCCGACTACATCCTGACGTCGCTGTTGTGGTAG
- a CDS encoding HD domain-containing protein: MADMKGRGRLTRIVDFFNECGMLRKTPRTGYQFLGTGSENVAEHSFRTAVIGHVLALMAGADVARTTYMCLFHDLHEARTGDFNYVAHIYNKSRRTEVLEHATEGTGLGEEILGYWKELEETETLEARLAQDADQLDFMLNLKEELDLGNRYAGQWLESAVKRVRTEWGRDLAQTIVETDHKDWWFLGPDRDWWARKNGGPNGK, from the coding sequence ATGGCTGACATGAAAGGGCGTGGCAGGTTGACCAGGATCGTTGACTTCTTCAACGAGTGCGGGATGTTGCGCAAGACGCCGAGGACCGGGTACCAGTTTCTGGGCACGGGTTCGGAGAACGTGGCCGAGCATTCCTTCCGCACGGCGGTCATCGGTCACGTGCTGGCCCTGATGGCCGGGGCGGACGTGGCCCGGACCACGTACATGTGCCTGTTCCACGACCTGCACGAGGCGCGCACCGGGGACTTCAACTACGTGGCCCACATCTACAACAAGTCCAGGCGCACCGAGGTGCTGGAGCACGCCACCGAGGGCACGGGGCTGGGCGAGGAGATCCTCGGCTACTGGAAGGAGCTGGAGGAGACCGAGACCCTGGAGGCCAGGCTGGCCCAGGACGCGGACCAGCTGGATTTCATGCTTAATTTGAAGGAAGAGCTGGACCTGGGCAACCGCTACGCCGGGCAGTGGCTGGAGAGCGCGGTCAAGCGCGTGCGCACCGAGTGGGGCCGGGATCTGGCGCAGACCATCGTCGAGACCGACCACAAGGACTGGTGGTTCCTGGGCCCGGACCGGGACTGGTGGGCGCGCAAGAACGGCGGCCCGAACGGGAAATGA
- the argJ gene encoding bifunctional glutamate N-acetyltransferase/amino-acid acetyltransferase ArgJ: MKIPVGYRFAAASASFKKPGKLDLGAIVSATPAVAAGVFTTNKFKAAPVLQCKEMLADGRRMSGFLVNSGQANACTGDQGRANCRETLNLAAQALDVPADELLPASTGVIGAQFDMRKWAAVMPALRESLATAGPEDTARAIMTTDTMHKLAEASFELHGGEVRLLGMCKGAGMISPKMATMLCFVVCDADVSAQAWQAMLADCVDLTINRVTVDGDMSTNDTVLALANGASGVAVESEDDYVELRKHLLSVLEELAYKIVMDAEGGTKVAFIEVSGAKNDVDAEKVARAVGNSPLVKTALFGSDPNWGRIICAAGYSGADFRAEDLVLKIGGVLVFRNGTPEPGDMDHLLKPIMKERDIVIHIAVGNGPGSSMLLASDLTRDYVSINADYRS, encoded by the coding sequence ATGAAAATACCCGTTGGATACCGCTTCGCCGCGGCGTCGGCGTCGTTCAAGAAGCCCGGCAAACTCGACCTGGGGGCCATCGTCAGCGCGACCCCGGCCGTGGCCGCCGGCGTGTTCACCACCAATAAATTCAAGGCCGCGCCCGTGCTCCAGTGCAAGGAGATGCTGGCCGACGGCCGAAGGATGTCCGGCTTCCTGGTCAACTCGGGCCAGGCCAACGCCTGCACCGGCGACCAGGGCCGTGCCAACTGCCGCGAGACCCTGAACCTGGCGGCGCAGGCCCTGGACGTTCCGGCCGACGAACTGCTGCCCGCCTCCACCGGGGTCATCGGCGCGCAGTTCGACATGCGGAAGTGGGCCGCCGTCATGCCCGCCCTCAGGGAGAGCCTGGCCACGGCCGGTCCCGAGGACACGGCCAGGGCGATCATGACCACGGACACCATGCACAAGCTGGCCGAGGCCTCCTTCGAGCTGCACGGCGGCGAGGTCCGGTTGCTCGGCATGTGCAAGGGCGCGGGCATGATCTCGCCCAAGATGGCGACCATGCTCTGCTTCGTGGTCTGCGACGCGGACGTCTCGGCGCAGGCGTGGCAGGCCATGCTGGCCGACTGCGTGGACCTGACCATCAACCGCGTGACCGTGGACGGCGACATGTCCACCAACGACACGGTCCTGGCCCTGGCCAACGGCGCGTCCGGCGTGGCCGTGGAGTCCGAGGACGATTACGTGGAGCTGCGCAAGCACCTGCTCTCGGTCCTGGAGGAGCTGGCCTACAAGATCGTCATGGACGCCGAGGGCGGCACCAAGGTGGCCTTCATCGAGGTCTCGGGGGCGAAGAACGACGTGGACGCCGAGAAGGTGGCCCGGGCCGTGGGCAACTCGCCCCTGGTCAAGACCGCGCTGTTCGGTTCGGACCCCAACTGGGGGCGGATCATCTGCGCGGCGGGCTACTCGGGCGCGGACTTCCGGGCCGAGGACCTGGTCCTCAAGATCGGCGGCGTGCTGGTCTTCCGCAACGGCACCCCGGAGCCGGGCGACATGGACCACCTGCTCAAGCCGATCATGAAGGAGCGGGACATCGTCATCCACATCGCCGTGGGCAACGGTCCGGGCTCCTCCATGCTGCTCGCCTCCGACCTGACCCGCGACTACGTGTCCATCAACGCGGACTACCGCAGCTAA
- a CDS encoding sulfite exporter TauE/SafE family protein, translating to MDPLTLALVFATFFFAAFLKGTAGLGFATTCLGIMAAFLDVRQAIPLVIIPSVLSNALVMIDAGGFLPILRRFRFMLLATLPGLFVGLWLLGGSSSATPRLVLGAAMFLYGGWGLWGGTLQLVQRPLLDTAVGLVTGAVNGLTGSQIMPILPYLMSLDITKDQLVQAINTSFTLSSVIMLVGLNRLGLVSMEVLAVSVAGLVPVFLGILVGSKVRHRLPEPAYRRVVFALIGVLGLGLILRAFL from the coding sequence ATGGACCCGCTCACCCTCGCCCTCGTGTTCGCCACGTTCTTCTTCGCCGCCTTCCTCAAGGGGACCGCCGGGCTCGGTTTCGCCACCACCTGCCTGGGGATCATGGCCGCGTTCCTCGACGTGCGCCAGGCCATCCCCCTGGTGATCATCCCGTCCGTGCTGTCCAACGCCCTGGTCATGATCGACGCGGGCGGGTTCTTGCCCATCCTGCGCCGCTTCCGGTTCATGCTCCTGGCCACCCTGCCGGGCCTGTTCGTCGGCCTGTGGCTGCTGGGCGGCAGTTCCTCGGCCACGCCCCGCCTGGTCCTGGGCGCGGCCATGTTCCTGTACGGCGGCTGGGGGCTGTGGGGCGGCACCCTGCAACTGGTCCAGCGCCCGCTGCTGGACACGGCCGTGGGCTTGGTCACCGGCGCGGTCAACGGCCTGACCGGCTCGCAGATCATGCCCATCCTGCCCTACCTCATGTCCCTGGACATCACCAAGGACCAGCTGGTCCAGGCCATCAACACCTCCTTCACCCTGTCCTCGGTGATCATGCTCGTCGGCCTGAACCGCCTCGGCCTGGTCTCCATGGAGGTCCTCGCCGTGTCCGTGGCGGGGCTCGTCCCGGTCTTCCTGGGCATCCTCGTCGGCAGCAAGGTCCGGCACCGGCTGCCCGAGCCCGCCTACCGCCGGGTCGTCTTCGCCCTCATCGGCGTGCTCGGCCTGGGGCTGATCCTCCGCGCCTTCCTGTAA
- a CDS encoding DUF3124 domain-containing protein, whose translation MRTTFLRLIAAVLAVALLSLPALAGRKLNVSTGQTVYVPIYSHIYQGPKGKPYNLSALLSIRNVDRNHAITVTSVKYYDNNGTMVKDHFAEPVVIKPMATREVYVSEGDLTGGSGANFTVKWKAEKDTAVPVIQAVMIGTASGQGISFVCDGVAIEED comes from the coding sequence ATGCGCACCACGTTCCTTCGCCTGATCGCGGCCGTTCTGGCCGTGGCGCTCTTGAGCCTGCCCGCCCTGGCCGGGCGCAAGCTCAACGTCTCGACCGGACAGACCGTGTACGTGCCCATCTACTCCCACATCTACCAGGGGCCCAAGGGCAAGCCGTACAACCTGTCCGCCCTGCTCTCCATCCGCAACGTGGACCGAAACCACGCCATCACCGTGACCTCGGTCAAATACTACGACAACAACGGCACCATGGTGAAGGACCACTTCGCCGAGCCCGTGGTCATCAAGCCCATGGCCACCCGCGAGGTCTACGTGTCCGAGGGGGACCTGACCGGCGGGTCCGGGGCCAATTTCACGGTCAAGTGGAAGGCCGAGAAGGACACGGCCGTACCGGTGATCCAGGCGGTCATGATCGGGACGGCCTCGGGCCAGGGCATCTCCTTCGTCTGCGACGGCGTGGCCATCGAAGAGGACTGA
- the mobB gene encoding molybdopterin-guanine dinucleotide biosynthesis protein B: MAQHILCIVGKKKSGKTTFLEKLLPELRKLGLSVGAVKHDAHSFEMDVEGKDSWRLKRAGAETVVVSSPDRVAMIKSVDRERSLEELAETLFADKDLVLAEGYFSADQPKIEVYRADAHAQPLCDRYNQQARKLIAMVTDRGVDADVPRFGLDDAAEVAAHIARKYFGWVYNGMNTHD, encoded by the coding sequence ATGGCGCAGCATATACTTTGCATTGTCGGCAAGAAGAAGTCCGGCAAAACCACCTTTTTGGAGAAACTTCTGCCCGAGTTGCGCAAGCTCGGGCTGTCCGTGGGCGCGGTCAAGCACGACGCCCATTCCTTCGAGATGGACGTGGAGGGCAAGGACTCCTGGCGGCTCAAACGCGCCGGGGCCGAGACCGTGGTGGTCTCCTCGCCCGACCGCGTGGCCATGATCAAGTCCGTGGACCGGGAGCGGTCCCTGGAGGAGCTGGCTGAGACCCTGTTCGCGGACAAGGACCTTGTCCTGGCGGAGGGGTATTTCAGCGCGGACCAGCCCAAGATCGAGGTCTACCGGGCCGACGCCCATGCCCAGCCCCTGTGCGACCGCTACAACCAGCAGGCCAGGAAGCTCATCGCCATGGTCACGGACCGCGGCGTGGACGCCGACGTCCCCAGGTTCGGCCTGGATGACGCCGCCGAGGTGGCGGCCCACATCGCCCGCAAGTACTTCGGCTGGGTCTACAACGGCATGAACACGCACGACTAG
- a CDS encoding molybdopterin molybdotransferase MoeA: protein MPAPISRQDAVRKLLRLARPVEARAVPPKDGIGLVAARNVAALCDVPEHACSVRDGYAVRSEDVSRARSLDPVRLAVNGCLRAESANPPSIEPGTAVRVLTGGPVPPGADAVFAEEDVEETDGHILVREPVRPGWYVRAAGGEIARDTVITPAGAPITPQAAAIMTRTRVASVPAHPRPRTRLLALGSELAKPGAAEDDGDHPGTMHFPADNLVLQRGLFEAAGAVVERTGVIPDDRDRLVAALSAPDLPEILVTTGGTGNSERDFAFEAAQQAGFTPVFHRIDIRPGRNMFTAVRNQTLLFGLPGPPAAGHACFHAIILPVIRRLRGLPDPETPRTAQFTQAINARPGSEWLVQCALEIQGSTLTATPLAGKTVPPMLGLAQAHGLAVLQSGQTITPGDETEILTTLF, encoded by the coding sequence ATGCCCGCACCCATCTCCCGCCAGGACGCGGTCCGCAAACTGCTCCGGCTCGCCCGGCCCGTCGAGGCGCGCGCCGTGCCGCCCAAGGACGGCATCGGCCTGGTGGCCGCCCGGAACGTGGCCGCCCTGTGCGACGTGCCCGAGCACGCCTGTTCGGTGCGCGACGGATACGCCGTGCGCAGCGAAGACGTGTCCCGTGCCCGGTCGCTGGACCCGGTGCGCCTGGCCGTGAACGGCTGCCTGCGCGCCGAGTCCGCGAACCCGCCGTCCATCGAGCCGGGCACGGCCGTGCGCGTGCTGACCGGCGGCCCGGTGCCGCCCGGCGCGGACGCGGTCTTCGCGGAAGAGGACGTCGAGGAAACGGACGGTCATATCCTGGTGCGCGAGCCCGTGCGTCCCGGCTGGTACGTGCGCGCGGCGGGCGGCGAGATCGCCCGGGACACCGTGATCACCCCGGCGGGCGCGCCGATCACGCCCCAGGCCGCGGCCATCATGACCCGCACCCGGGTGGCGTCCGTCCCGGCCCATCCCCGACCCCGGACGCGGCTCCTGGCCCTGGGCAGCGAACTGGCCAAGCCGGGCGCGGCCGAGGACGACGGCGACCACCCCGGCACCATGCACTTTCCGGCGGACAACCTGGTCCTGCAACGGGGACTGTTCGAGGCGGCCGGGGCGGTGGTCGAGCGCACCGGGGTCATCCCGGACGACCGGGACCGGCTGGTGGCCGCCCTGTCCGCGCCCGACCTGCCGGAAATCCTGGTCACCACGGGCGGCACGGGCAACAGTGAACGGGACTTCGCCTTCGAGGCCGCGCAACAGGCCGGGTTCACGCCCGTCTTTCACCGCATCGACATCCGGCCCGGCCGGAACATGTTCACGGCCGTGCGCAACCAGACCCTGCTCTTCGGCCTGCCCGGCCCGCCCGCCGCGGGCCACGCCTGCTTCCACGCGATCATCCTGCCGGTCATCCGCCGCCTGCGCGGCCTGCCCGACCCGGAGACCCCGCGCACGGCCCAATTCACCCAGGCCATCAACGCCCGGCCCGGCTCCGAATGGCTGGTCCAGTGCGCCCTCGAAATCCAAGGCTCCACCCTGACCGCCACCCCTCTTGCGGGCAAGACCGTGCCGCCCATGCTCGGCCTGGCCCAGGCCCACGGCCTCGCCGTCCTGCAAAGCGGCCAGACCATCACCCCCGGCGACGAAACCGAGATACTGACCACGCTGTTCTAG
- a CDS encoding PstS family phosphate ABC transporter substrate-binding protein: MKKLLIAFVTLAVLSVSALSFAAEIRVKGSTTVDPAMKKLVAAYQTANPGVNFSISATGSGDGAKAIINKTADIGMMSRPMKDAEVKKCQANGIEPVRTIIALDCIVPIVHPSNPVSALTTAQLKDIYQDKVRNWKEIGGNDGMIALFSRETNSGTYEVWEEKVMDKEDENDLVSRMPSNAAMAGKIAGNKNGIGYVGLGFLNPKVKGLAVNGIVPSVKTGADGTYPLARKLNLYTGGQPTGEVKKFFDFVMSPAGQKIIAEVGFVPVN, encoded by the coding sequence ATGAAAAAATTGCTCATTGCTTTCGTGACCCTGGCCGTCCTGAGCGTTTCCGCTCTGTCCTTCGCCGCGGAGATCCGCGTCAAGGGCTCCACCACCGTTGATCCGGCCATGAAAAAGCTGGTGGCCGCCTACCAGACCGCCAATCCGGGCGTGAACTTCTCCATCTCCGCCACCGGTTCCGGCGACGGCGCCAAGGCGATCATCAACAAGACCGCCGACATCGGCATGATGTCCCGTCCCATGAAGGACGCCGAAGTCAAGAAATGCCAGGCCAACGGCATCGAGCCCGTGCGCACCATCATCGCCCTGGACTGCATCGTGCCCATCGTGCACCCCTCCAACCCGGTCAGCGCCCTGACCACCGCCCAGCTCAAGGACATCTACCAGGATAAGGTCCGCAACTGGAAGGAAATCGGCGGCAACGACGGCATGATCGCCCTGTTCTCCCGCGAGACCAACTCCGGTACCTACGAAGTGTGGGAAGAGAAGGTCATGGACAAGGAAGACGAGAACGACCTGGTCTCCCGCATGCCCTCCAACGCCGCCATGGCCGGCAAGATCGCCGGCAACAAGAACGGCATCGGCTACGTGGGCCTCGGCTTCCTGAACCCGAAGGTCAAGGGCCTGGCCGTCAACGGCATCGTGCCCTCCGTCAAGACCGGCGCCGACGGCACCTACCCGCTGGCCCGCAAGCTCAACCTGTACACCGGCGGCCAGCCCACCGGCGAGGTCAAGAAGTTCTTCGACTTCGTGATGTCCCCGGCCGGCCAGAAGATCATCGCCGAAGTCGGCTTCGTGCCCGTCAACTAG
- the pstC gene encoding phosphate ABC transporter permease subunit PstC, whose amino-acid sequence MLVSRSNKEKLIRGMFLLCASASIIALGLIMYFLISEALPTFTGFDAMGEKISGLNFFDFIFGTQWKPISSHPRWGILPLIMGSFWVTLLSSLIAIPLGIMTAVYLAEIAPHKVREIVKPMVELLASLPSVVIGFFGMVVVAPILLNMFNIRFGVNMLNASIMLAFMAVPTITSIAEDAIHSVPDEVREGSLALGATRFETIWRVVLPSSLSGLSTAVILGMSRSIGETMVVLMVAGGAARIPTSIFDPVRPMPASIAAEMGETSFGLERHYFALFAIAMVLFIITFLFNLLADHIAHKYKQVGSASL is encoded by the coding sequence ATGCTCGTTTCACGGTCCAACAAGGAAAAGCTCATCCGGGGCATGTTCCTGCTCTGCGCCAGCGCCTCGATCATCGCCCTCGGGCTGATCATGTACTTCCTGATCTCCGAGGCGCTGCCCACGTTCACCGGCTTCGACGCCATGGGCGAAAAGATCAGCGGACTGAATTTCTTCGACTTCATCTTCGGCACCCAGTGGAAGCCCATCTCCTCGCATCCGCGCTGGGGCATCCTGCCGCTGATCATGGGCTCCTTCTGGGTCACCCTGCTCTCCTCGCTCATCGCCATCCCGCTCGGCATCATGACCGCCGTGTACCTGGCCGAGATCGCGCCCCACAAGGTGCGCGAGATCGTCAAGCCCATGGTCGAGCTGCTGGCCTCCCTGCCGTCGGTCGTCATCGGCTTCTTCGGCATGGTCGTGGTCGCCCCGATCCTGCTCAACATGTTCAACATCCGCTTCGGCGTGAACATGCTCAACGCCTCGATCATGCTGGCCTTCATGGCCGTGCCCACGATCACCTCCATTGCCGAGGACGCCATCCACTCGGTGCCGGACGAGGTCCGCGAGGGGTCCCTGGCGCTCGGCGCAACCCGGTTCGAGACCATCTGGCGCGTGGTCCTGCCCTCGTCCCTGTCCGGGCTGTCCACGGCGGTCATCCTGGGCATGTCGCGGTCCATCGGCGAGACCATGGTCGTGCTCATGGTGGCGGGCGGCGCGGCGCGCATCCCGACCTCGATCTTCGATCCGGTCCGGCCCATGCCCGCGTCCATCGCCGCCGAGATGGGCGAGACCAGCTTCGGCCTGGAGCGGCACTACTTCGCCCTGTTCGCCATCGCCATGGTCCTGTTCATCATCACCTTTCTGTTCAACCTCCTGGCCGACCACATCGCCCACAAATACAAGCAGGTCGGCTCGGCCAGCCTCTAG